The DNA window AGCGATTGGTTTGGAAGTTAGACTTCTTGTTTTTTGGATGATCTGAGTGATCTGCTCTGGGGTTTCATAAGCGAGCCCTAAAGATCCAAGTCCACCTGCATTAGAAACTGCAGAAACCAATTCAGGAGTAGAGGGACCTCCGGCCAATGGGGAAAGAATAAGTGGGCCTTTTAACCCAAACTTTTTAACAATCTGATTTTCGAGAGCCAAGACAATTCTCCCTCTGCAGCTTGTGCAGCCAGTATTAGACCTTCAGTCTTTTATGATATAAATTTGGATCTAAAGAATCTAAGATACGTTTTGCTTCCTGAGCCACTTCTCCATAAAGGATAGAAGTTCTGGAGTCGAGTAAGGCACAACAGAGTTGGATCATTCTGCACTTTACTTTAAATTCAGTTCCTCCTTTTCTTAGCCCCAAAGAATCCCTAAGTCTAAACAATTCGGAACGATATGCTTCTAATTCCTTATCGTTCATTTTACGGATCTCTTTGAATACTCCTCTTTCGAGAAGAAGAACAGGCAATGCTTCTTTCAGTTCACCTTCTTCTTTAAATTCTTCTCTTAGGATTTGGATAGCGGAGAAGATCGGTTCTGAACGAACAGATTCCAGGCGAATGGCACTAGGCTCTTTTAAAAAAGCTTCTCTATATAATAAGAGTCCCTGTGCTTGTTGTCCGCTTAAGTATGTACATTCTGCTCTAAAAAATAATAGCTCAGGGGAAAATCTTTCTAGTCCTGAAGAATCTCTCAATACTTCGGAAGCAAGATCTGTATCTTCTGCAAGTAAAAGTCTATAAGCAAGTTCTGCGATTAATCCTGGAGAAAGAGATTGGATTCCTTCTTTTCTGAGAGCAATACGCACTTGATCTGTGGTTTCTTGTAGAATAGAACTCATCGCCGAATGATATGAGAGTTCTTTTGGAAATGATTTACTTTTATAAACTGAATCGAAATCTTTTAGGAATTCTAATAAAAGTCCCGTTCTTTCTCTTCCTTCTTTTGTGAGGTGGATCCGATCTATTCTATGATCCCAGAAAGAAGAAATATAAAACCCCGAGGCGAACTCGGGGTTTTCTGGATCTTCTTCCAATAGGGAGTCGAATATGTTCCGAGAGAGTTCGAATTCTCCTTCGGATAAATGTTTTATCGCTTCTTCGTACTTCCTGTCTTGGTCCATCAATGAGCGGCTTTTTTGTCGTGATGTTTGCTTACTTGTTTTACGATCTTATCTTCTAAACCGTCTATGCAGGAATAAATATCTTTGTCTTCGTGTTGTGCGTTAAATTTACTTCCATCCGCGGCTAAATTTAAATTAGCGCTGATCAATCCATGCACCTGTTCGAATGAAATTTCCATCGAAACTAACTTTTGTATATATTTAGAGACTCGTTCTAATTTTTTTCCGGCATAATCTTCTGCCGTTCCGGAATGATCCAAGTTTTTCCAATTAAAAACGATTTTCATGTAAAGCCTCCGCGGAATTTATTTATTGGCTTCTCAAAGTTTTATCATAGCACGAATGCGGATCAGAAAAAACTAAAGAAACTTATTTTTGGACGGGGAAAGAAAGGGAGTCATCCCAACCCAGGAATTCCTGTAAGATTAGGATGGAAAAAATCAGAGTCAAATCAAAAAAAGCGCCCGCCCCGAAAGGGGCGGACCAGGGAAGTTAGAACTA is part of the Leptospira saintgironsiae genome and encodes:
- the hpf gene encoding ribosome hibernation-promoting factor, HPF/YfiA family, whose amino-acid sequence is MKIVFNWKNLDHSGTAEDYAGKKLERVSKYIQKLVSMEISFEQVHGLISANLNLAADGSKFNAQHEDKDIYSCIDGLEDKIVKQVSKHHDKKAAH